The following coding sequences lie in one Bos taurus isolate L1 Dominette 01449 registration number 42190680 breed Hereford chromosome 28, ARS-UCD2.0, whole genome shotgun sequence genomic window:
- the ZNF22 gene encoding zinc finger protein 22 isoform X1, with amino-acid sequence MRLGKPKGGISRSSSQGKVYENQRKTGRQRQRWGMTVRFDSSLRRLRRGLDEKPYKCVECEKSFSQSSTLFQHQKIHTGKKSHKCADCGKSFFQSSNLIQHRRVHTGEKPYRCDECGERFKQSSNLIQHQRIHTGEKPYQCDECGRCFSQSSHLIQHQRTHTGEKPYQCSECGKCFSQSSHLRQHTKVHEEEKPRKTRGRSLRAKTHSLSSWKAGKGRRSAAGLR; translated from the coding sequence ATGCGGTTAGGAAAACCTAAAGGAGGTATATCTCGGAGCTCAAGCCAAGGAAAAGTCTATGAGAACCAGCGCAAAACCGGCCGGCAGCGGCAGAGATGGGGGATGACTGTCCGATTTGACTCAAGCTTGAGGAGACTGAGAAGAGGCTTGGATGAAAAACCTTATAAATGTGTTGAATGTGAAAAGAGCTTCAGTCAGAGCTCgactcttttccaacaccagaAGATCCATACTGGAAAGAAGTCCCACAAGTGTGCGGACTGTGGGAAAAGCTTCTTTCAGAGTTCTAACCTCATTCAGCATCGCCGCGTCCACACTGGGGAGAAGCCCTATAGATGTGATGAGTGTGGAGAGAGGTTTAAACAGAGCTCGAACCTCATTCAGCACCAGAggattcacactggagagaaaccctatcAGTGCGATGAGTGTGGCCGGTGCTTCAGCCAGAGTTCCCACCTCATTCAGCATCAGAGAACCCACACTGGGGAGAAGCCCTACCAGTGTAGTGAATGCGGCAAGTGCTTCAGCCAGAGCTCACACCTCAGGCAGCACACGAAGGTGCACGAAGAGGAGAAGCCCCGGAAAACCCGAGGCAGAAGCCTTAGGGCAAAAACACACTCGCTGTCGTCTTGGAAAGCTGGAAAAGGGAGGAGGTCAGCGGCTGGGCTCCGCTGA